In Mesorhizobium sp. 113-3-3, a genomic segment contains:
- a CDS encoding MBL fold metallo-hydrolase, protein MSGGPTPDRLVLLGSKGGPALRPGGPWPSSSLLEIGGRTIVVDCGLGVTRGLVDAGISLKALDVIFITHLHSDHVLELGPLLHTAWTAGLATPVTVFGPSGTGHYWRRFCQAMEFDIEIRIVDEGRPDIRELVSVSEFGEGQVLEQGGLKGTALRVDHPPVTDCFALRFDHGGRSVVFSADTAFFPLLADFAKGADILVHEAMLEDGIERLVARTGNGARLKEHLLASHSFAEEAGRIASDAGVKRLVLNHLIPADDPEIGEADWSAAVRKTWAGDLTIARDGLVVELSGAKAAQGEETA, encoded by the coding sequence TTGAGCGGCGGGCCTACGCCGGATCGGCTGGTGCTGTTGGGCTCCAAGGGTGGTCCTGCGCTGCGGCCGGGCGGACCGTGGCCAAGTTCCTCGCTGCTCGAGATCGGTGGGCGAACCATCGTCGTCGATTGCGGGCTTGGCGTGACGCGCGGCCTGGTCGACGCCGGCATCAGCCTGAAGGCGCTCGACGTGATCTTCATCACGCATCTGCATTCGGACCATGTGCTGGAACTCGGGCCGCTGCTCCACACCGCCTGGACGGCGGGGCTGGCGACACCAGTCACCGTGTTCGGCCCGTCCGGCACCGGCCACTACTGGAGGCGCTTCTGCCAGGCGATGGAGTTCGACATCGAAATCCGCATTGTCGACGAGGGCCGGCCTGACATTCGCGAATTGGTTTCGGTCAGTGAATTCGGTGAGGGCCAGGTGCTCGAGCAAGGTGGCCTGAAGGGGACAGCATTGCGCGTCGATCATCCGCCGGTGACCGACTGCTTTGCCCTGCGCTTCGACCATGGCGGCAGAAGCGTGGTCTTTTCAGCCGACACGGCTTTCTTTCCGCTGCTCGCCGATTTCGCCAAGGGTGCCGACATTCTCGTCCACGAAGCCATGCTGGAGGATGGCATCGAACGGCTGGTTGCCAGAACCGGCAATGGCGCTCGGCTCAAGGAGCATCTGCTCGCCAGCCACAGCTTTGCCGAAGAAGCCGGCCGGATCGCCAGCGATGCCGGCGTGAAGCGGCTGGTGCTCAACCACCTCATTCCCGCCGACGATCCCGAGATCGGCGAGGCCGACTGGAGCGCTGCCGTCAGGAAAACATGGGCCGGCGACTTGACGATCGCCCGCGACGGCCTTGTTGTGGAGCTAAGCGGCGCCAAGGCCGCACAAGGAGAGGAAACCGCATGA
- a CDS encoding glycine C-acetyltransferase has protein sequence MTAAFLSHIDSELAGLKAAGLYKSERVISSMQSAEIVVGGEKVLNFCANNYLGLADSADLRKAATEALDRYGYGMASVRFICGTQEEHKQLEATISSFLGLEDTILYGSCFDANGGLFETLLGEEDAIISDALNHASIIDGVRLSKAKRFRYANNDMADLEARLKEARDCRFRLIATDGVFSMDGIIANLKGVCDLADKYDAMVMVDDSHAVGFVGRQGRGSAEHCGVEGRVDIITGTLGKALGGASGGYTSGKSQVVDWLRQRSRPYLFSNTLMPAIAGASIKVFELIRNGDALRERLYANAARFRSQMGKLGFTLAGADHPIIPVMLGDATLAQEMAARMLKRGIYVIGFSFPVVPKGQARIRTQMSAAHSSADIDRAVEAFAAVGRELGVIS, from the coding sequence ATGACCGCAGCATTTCTCTCCCATATCGACAGCGAGCTTGCCGGGCTCAAAGCGGCCGGCCTGTACAAATCCGAGCGGGTGATCTCCTCGATGCAGTCGGCTGAGATCGTGGTCGGCGGCGAGAAGGTGCTGAACTTCTGCGCCAACAATTATCTCGGCCTCGCCGACAGCGCCGACCTGCGAAAGGCGGCCACCGAGGCTCTGGATCGCTACGGCTACGGCATGGCGTCGGTGCGCTTCATCTGCGGCACGCAGGAAGAACACAAACAGCTCGAAGCGACGATATCGTCCTTCCTTGGCCTGGAAGACACCATCCTCTATGGCTCCTGCTTCGACGCCAATGGTGGCCTGTTCGAGACGCTGCTTGGCGAGGAAGACGCGATCATCTCGGATGCGCTGAACCACGCCTCGATCATCGATGGTGTCAGGCTGTCGAAGGCCAAGCGCTTCCGCTACGCCAACAACGACATGGCAGATCTCGAGGCGCGGCTCAAGGAGGCAAGGGATTGCCGCTTCCGGCTGATCGCCACCGACGGCGTGTTTTCGATGGACGGCATCATCGCCAATCTGAAGGGCGTCTGCGATCTTGCCGACAAATACGATGCCATGGTCATGGTCGACGACAGCCATGCGGTCGGCTTCGTCGGCAGACAAGGCCGCGGCTCGGCCGAGCATTGCGGCGTCGAGGGCAGGGTCGACATCATCACCGGCACGCTGGGCAAGGCACTCGGTGGCGCCTCCGGCGGCTACACCTCAGGCAAGAGCCAGGTGGTCGACTGGCTGCGCCAGCGCTCGCGGCCCTATCTCTTCTCCAACACGCTGATGCCGGCGATCGCCGGCGCCTCGATCAAGGTGTTCGAACTGATCCGCAATGGCGACGCCCTGCGCGAGCGTCTCTATGCCAATGCGGCGCGGTTCAGGTCGCAGATGGGTAAGCTCGGCTTCACGCTGGCCGGCGCCGACCATCCGATCATTCCGGTGATGCTGGGCGACGCGACGCTGGCGCAGGAGATGGCGGCGCGCATGCTGAAGCGCGGCATCTATGTCATCGGCTTTTCCTTCCCGGTGGTGCCGAAGGGTCAGGCGCGCATCCGCACGCAGATGTCGGCGGCGCATTCCAGCGCCGATATTGACAGGGCGGTCGAGGCTTTCGCTGCGGTCGGCAGGGAGCTGGGTGTCATTTCCTGA
- a CDS encoding fumarylacetoacetate hydrolase family protein, producing the protein MKLATLKDGTRDGKLVVVSRDLTQYTDASFLARTLQAALDDWRRVSPHLGTIAESLENNAVPSARFHEHDAHSPLPRAYQWADGSAYVNHVELVRKARGVEMPASFWTDPLIYQGGSDSFIAPRDPIRMADEAFGIDMEAEVAVIVDDVPMVASLDEARAAIRLVMLVNDVTLRALTGPELAKGFGFFQSKPSSAFSPVAVTPDELGDAWDGGKVSLPLLADLNGKPFGRANAGVDMTFDFPALIAHAARTRPLMAGTIIGSGTVSNKLDGGPGKPVSAGGAGYSCIAELRMIETIEAGEPKTPFLRFGDTVRIEMKDKTGHSIFGAIEQKVEKYAG; encoded by the coding sequence ATGAAGCTTGCCACATTGAAGGACGGGACGCGCGACGGGAAACTCGTCGTCGTCTCGCGCGACCTGACGCAGTACACCGATGCCTCGTTCCTGGCGCGCACGCTGCAGGCGGCACTCGACGACTGGCGCAGGGTCTCGCCGCATCTCGGCACGATCGCGGAATCGCTGGAAAACAATGCCGTGCCGTCCGCGCGCTTTCACGAGCACGACGCGCATTCGCCGCTGCCGCGCGCCTATCAATGGGCTGACGGGTCGGCCTATGTGAACCACGTCGAACTGGTGCGGAAGGCACGCGGCGTCGAGATGCCGGCGAGCTTCTGGACCGATCCGCTGATCTACCAGGGTGGCTCGGATTCCTTCATTGCGCCGCGCGATCCGATCCGCATGGCCGATGAAGCCTTCGGCATCGACATGGAAGCGGAAGTCGCCGTCATCGTCGACGACGTGCCGATGGTCGCCAGCCTCGATGAGGCGCGCGCCGCGATCCGGCTGGTAATGCTGGTCAACGACGTGACGCTGCGCGCGCTCACCGGGCCGGAACTGGCCAAGGGTTTCGGCTTCTTCCAATCGAAACCGTCCTCGGCCTTTTCACCCGTCGCGGTCACGCCGGACGAACTGGGCGACGCCTGGGACGGCGGCAAGGTCAGCCTGCCGCTGCTTGCCGATCTCAACGGCAAGCCCTTCGGCCGCGCCAATGCCGGCGTCGACATGACCTTCGATTTTCCGGCGCTGATCGCGCATGCCGCCCGGACAAGACCGCTGATGGCAGGCACCATCATCGGCTCGGGCACGGTCTCCAACAAGCTCGATGGCGGGCCGGGCAAGCCGGTTTCGGCTGGCGGCGCCGGCTATTCCTGCATCGCCGAACTGCGCATGATCGAGACCATCGAGGCCGGCGAGCCTAAGACGCCGTTCCTGCGCTTCGGCGACACGGTGCGCATCGAGATGAAGGACAAGACAGGCCATTCGATCTTCGGCGCCATCGAGCAGAAGGTCGAGAAATACGCGGGATAG
- a CDS encoding MarR family winged helix-turn-helix transcriptional regulator, with protein sequence MDPDILELESFLPYRLYRLADAVSREFSKIYRDRHGLTRPEWRTLSGLGQRGTMTATELGEQSAMHKTKVSRAVAELERRRLLTRTPDENDRRVEHLVLTKAGFAAYREMVPLAKAFERELLGRLSHQERAAIVSGVAALEGALDGK encoded by the coding sequence ATGGACCCCGACATTCTGGAACTGGAAAGCTTCCTGCCCTACCGGCTCTACCGGCTTGCCGATGCCGTCAGCCGCGAGTTCTCGAAGATTTACCGCGACCGCCACGGCTTGACCCGCCCGGAATGGCGCACGCTTTCAGGCCTCGGTCAGCGCGGCACAATGACAGCGACCGAGCTCGGAGAGCAGTCGGCCATGCACAAGACCAAAGTGTCGCGCGCTGTGGCCGAGCTGGAGCGGCGGCGCTTGCTGACGCGCACGCCTGACGAGAACGATCGCCGTGTGGAGCACCTTGTGCTGACCAAAGCGGGGTTTGCCGCGTATCGTGAGATGGTGCCGCTGGCGAAGGCGTTCGAAAGGGAGTTGCTGGGGAGGCTGAGCCACCAGGAGCGGGCTGCGATTGTCAGCGGAGTAGCCGCGCTGGAGGGGGCCTTGGACGGAAAGTAG
- the hmgA gene encoding homogentisate 1,2-dioxygenase — protein sequence MAFSYMPGFGNDFETETLLGSLPQGRNSPQRPAYGLYAEQLSGSPFTAPRGTNERSWLYRIRPSVKHTGRFKAASYPLWKTAPNVGDHELALGQYRWNPVPMPKEPTDFVQGMRTITTAGDVLGQSGMAAHVYVANTSMIDDHFFDADGELLVVPQVGALRLVTEMGVIELRPGEIAVLPRGLVFKVELVDAEVRGYVCENYGAKLTLPDRGPIGANCLANPRDFKTPCAWFEEKETPCRLIVKWCGNFHITEIGHSPLDVVAWHGNYAPYKYDLATFSPVGAILFDHPDPSIFTVLTAPSGEEGTANIDFVIFPPRWLVAQDTFRPPWYHRNIMSEFMGLIHGQYDAKEEGFVPGGISLHNLMLAHGPDAHGFEKASRAELKPVKLDNTMAFMFETRFPQMLTRYGAELETRQDNYIDCWADLKKRFNGTPEGDWS from the coding sequence ATGGCCTTTTCCTACATGCCGGGCTTCGGCAACGATTTCGAAACCGAAACCTTGCTCGGCTCGCTGCCGCAGGGGCGGAATTCGCCGCAGCGGCCGGCCTATGGCCTCTATGCCGAGCAGCTTTCGGGGTCGCCCTTCACCGCGCCGCGCGGCACCAATGAGCGCTCCTGGCTCTATCGCATCCGGCCGAGCGTCAAGCACACCGGCCGCTTCAAAGCGGCGAGCTATCCGCTGTGGAAGACCGCACCCAATGTTGGCGACCATGAACTGGCGCTGGGCCAGTATCGCTGGAACCCAGTGCCGATGCCGAAAGAGCCGACCGACTTTGTTCAGGGCATGCGCACCATCACCACGGCCGGCGACGTGCTAGGGCAAAGCGGCATGGCAGCCCATGTCTATGTCGCCAACACGTCGATGATCGACGATCATTTCTTCGACGCCGATGGCGAGTTGCTGGTTGTCCCGCAGGTCGGTGCCTTGCGCTTGGTCACCGAAATGGGCGTCATCGAGCTTCGGCCTGGCGAGATCGCCGTGTTGCCGCGCGGCCTCGTCTTCAAGGTCGAACTCGTCGATGCCGAAGTGCGCGGCTATGTCTGCGAGAACTACGGCGCCAAGCTGACCTTGCCCGACCGGGGTCCCATCGGCGCCAATTGCCTGGCCAATCCGCGCGACTTCAAGACGCCTTGCGCCTGGTTCGAGGAGAAGGAGACGCCGTGCCGGCTGATCGTGAAATGGTGCGGCAATTTCCACATCACCGAGATCGGCCATTCGCCGCTCGACGTTGTCGCCTGGCACGGCAATTACGCGCCCTACAAATATGATCTGGCGACCTTTTCGCCTGTCGGCGCCATCCTGTTCGATCACCCCGATCCGTCGATCTTCACCGTGCTGACGGCCCCGAGCGGCGAGGAAGGCACCGCCAATATCGATTTCGTCATCTTCCCGCCGCGCTGGCTGGTGGCGCAAGATACGTTCCGGCCGCCCTGGTACCACCGCAACATCATGAGCGAGTTCATGGGGCTGATCCATGGCCAGTACGATGCCAAGGAAGAAGGGTTCGTGCCCGGCGGCATCAGCCTGCACAATCTGATGCTGGCCCATGGCCCGGACGCCCATGGCTTCGAAAAGGCCTCGCGCGCGGAGCTGAAACCGGTCAAGCTCGACAACACCATGGCCTTCATGTTCGAGACCCGCTTTCCGCAGATGCTGACCCGCTACGGCGCCGAACTGGAAACAAGGCAGGACAATTACATCGACTGCTGGGCCGACCTGAAGAAGCGCTTTAATGGCACGCCCGAGGGCGACTGGTCTTGA
- the tdh gene encoding L-threonine 3-dehydrogenase yields the protein MSNMMKALVKAKAEPGIWMEEVPVPEIGPNDVLIKVKKTAICGTDVHIYNWDQWAQKTVPVPMVTGHEFVGTVADFGAAVTEYKVGQRVSGEGHIVCGHCRNCRAGRGHLCRNTLGVGVNRPGAFGEYLAIPQHNVVPIPDDVPDEIAAIFDPLGNAVHTALSFDLVGEDVLVTGAGPIGIMGALVAQCVGARKVVITDINPVRLALARKLGVQHVVDASKEKLRDVMPALGMTEGFDVGLEMSGAAPAFRDMIDTMNNGGKIAILGIAPTGFEIDWNKVIFKMLHLKGIYGREMFETWYKMIALVQGPLDVSGLITHRIGIDDFQTGFDAMRSGSSGKVVMDW from the coding sequence ATGTCGAACATGATGAAGGCGCTGGTGAAGGCCAAGGCCGAACCGGGCATCTGGATGGAGGAGGTGCCGGTGCCGGAGATCGGCCCAAACGACGTGCTGATCAAAGTGAAGAAGACAGCGATCTGCGGCACCGACGTGCACATCTACAATTGGGACCAGTGGGCGCAGAAGACCGTGCCGGTGCCGATGGTCACCGGCCATGAATTTGTCGGCACCGTCGCCGATTTCGGCGCCGCGGTCACCGAATACAAGGTCGGCCAGCGCGTCTCGGGCGAGGGCCACATCGTCTGCGGCCACTGCCGCAATTGTCGCGCCGGCAGGGGGCATCTTTGCCGCAACACGCTCGGTGTAGGCGTCAACCGGCCGGGCGCCTTCGGCGAGTATCTGGCGATCCCGCAGCACAATGTCGTGCCGATCCCCGACGACGTGCCGGACGAGATCGCCGCGATCTTCGATCCCCTGGGCAACGCGGTGCATACCGCATTGTCCTTCGACCTGGTCGGTGAGGACGTGCTGGTCACCGGCGCCGGGCCGATCGGCATCATGGGCGCGCTCGTTGCCCAGTGCGTGGGCGCGCGAAAAGTGGTCATCACCGACATCAACCCGGTGCGGCTGGCGCTGGCGAGGAAACTCGGTGTCCAGCATGTCGTCGATGCCTCCAAGGAAAAGCTGCGCGACGTCATGCCGGCGCTCGGCATGACCGAGGGTTTTGACGTCGGCCTGGAAATGTCAGGCGCCGCCCCCGCCTTCCGCGACATGATCGACACCATGAACAATGGTGGCAAGATCGCCATTCTGGGTATCGCCCCGACCGGATTCGAGATCGACTGGAACAAGGTCATCTTCAAGATGCTGCATCTCAAGGGCATCTACGGCCGCGAAATGTTCGAGACCTGGTACAAGATGATCGCGCTGGTGCAGGGCCCGCTGGATGTGAGTGGGTTGATCACCCATCGCATCGGTATTGATGATTTCCAGACGGGGTTTGATGCGATGCGGAGCGGCAGTTCGGGCAAGGTGGTGATGGATTGGTAG